A single window of Syntrophotalea acetylenica DNA harbors:
- the nusA gene encoding transcription termination factor NusA: MLVNLNHIIEQVVKEKGIDRSVLVEALESAVLSAANKKYRNTRDLEAHYNDDLGEVELFEFVTVVDEVVDSYKEIDLEEAREIDEEVEVGDSLGMKIESGNFSRIAAQTAKQVIIQKVREAEREKIYNEFKDRVGELVNGIVRRYERGDLIVDLGLAEGLLPHREQVPRENYRQGDRARVLISEVKISTKGPQIILSRTHPGLVAALFQFEVPEIAEGIVEIKAVAREAGSRTKIAVASYDPDVDPVGACVGMRGSRVQNVVSELRGEKIDIVPWSPDVGRFVCASLAPAEVTRIYLDNDEQALEVIVPDDQLSLAIGKKGQNVRLAARLTGWNIDIKSETRAAEAAKESLEQGAAAGGDDAAAEASGQTVVDPDVAGPEDAHAAVEESVETGETNEEGPADDSAI, from the coding sequence ATGTTGGTGAATCTTAACCATATCATTGAGCAGGTCGTCAAGGAGAAGGGGATCGATCGGAGTGTGCTGGTTGAAGCTCTCGAATCCGCCGTGCTGTCGGCTGCCAATAAGAAATATCGCAATACCCGGGATCTTGAGGCGCACTACAACGATGACTTGGGTGAGGTCGAGCTTTTCGAGTTTGTAACGGTTGTGGATGAGGTTGTCGATTCCTATAAGGAGATCGATCTCGAAGAAGCCCGCGAAATCGACGAAGAGGTCGAAGTTGGCGACTCCCTCGGCATGAAAATCGAGAGCGGCAACTTCAGTCGCATCGCCGCCCAGACAGCCAAGCAGGTTATTATCCAGAAGGTCCGTGAGGCCGAACGGGAGAAGATCTACAACGAGTTCAAGGATCGTGTCGGCGAATTGGTCAATGGCATCGTGCGACGTTACGAGCGTGGTGACCTGATTGTCGATCTCGGGCTGGCCGAGGGTCTGCTGCCACATCGTGAGCAGGTGCCTCGTGAAAACTACCGGCAGGGAGATCGTGCACGGGTTCTTATTTCGGAGGTGAAGATTTCCACCAAGGGGCCGCAGATTATTCTCTCCCGCACCCACCCGGGCCTGGTGGCTGCCCTGTTCCAGTTCGAGGTGCCGGAAATCGCCGAAGGCATCGTTGAGATCAAGGCGGTGGCTCGCGAGGCCGGCAGCCGCACCAAAATAGCGGTCGCTTCTTATGATCCGGATGTTGATCCGGTCGGTGCCTGCGTCGGCATGCGTGGATCCCGTGTGCAGAATGTTGTTTCGGAACTTCGCGGCGAGAAAATCGATATCGTGCCATGGTCTCCGGATGTCGGACGCTTTGTCTGTGCTTCGCTGGCTCCCGCCGAAGTCACCAGGATCTACCTTGATAATGATGAGCAGGCGCTTGAAGTCATTGTTCCCGATGATCAGCTTTCGTTGGCCATTGGCAAGAAGGGCCAGAACGTGCGACTGGCGGCCAGGCTGACCGGCTGGAATATCGATATCAAGAGCGAGACCAGGGCTGCTGAAGCGGCCAAGGAATCTCTTGAACAGGGCGCTGCGGCAGGCGGTGACGATGCGGCGGCGGAAGCGTCCGGACAAACGGTTGTCGATCCGGATGTTGCCGGCCCTGAAGATGCTCATGCGGCTGTTGAAGAGTCCGTGGAGACAGGCGAAACGAATGAAGAAGGCCCGGCCGACGATTCGGCGATCTGA
- the rimP gene encoding ribosome maturation factor RimP — protein MKQEAVVEKIRALVLPVLEAKGRELVDVEYSREGQGWVLRLYIDEPGGVTLDSCVEVSREVSVLLEVEDPIETAYNLEVSSPGLDRPLTRPADYDRFAGRLVRVKSRVPMELDDKGRGRKTFVGILVGLRDGNVVIDLEDKKGYRVEIPLEDVAKANLEIKF, from the coding sequence ATGAAACAAGAAGCTGTTGTGGAAAAAATTCGAGCGCTGGTTCTGCCCGTACTGGAAGCCAAGGGGCGCGAATTGGTGGATGTTGAATATAGCAGGGAAGGTCAGGGCTGGGTCCTGCGTCTTTATATCGATGAACCTGGCGGGGTAACCCTTGACAGTTGTGTAGAGGTCAGTCGGGAAGTCAGCGTGCTGCTTGAAGTCGAAGACCCCATTGAAACGGCCTATAACCTTGAAGTTTCGTCGCCGGGGCTGGATCGTCCACTGACCCGGCCCGCCGATTACGACCGCTTTGCGGGTCGCCTTGTGCGGGTCAAGAGTCGCGTTCCCATGGAATTGGACGACAAGGGGCGCGGTCGTAAAACCTTTGTCGGTATCCTTGTCGGGCTTCGTGACGGCAACGTTGTTATCGACCTTGAAGATAAAAAAGGGTATCGGGTGGAAATTCCGCTCGAGGATGTGGCAAAGGCCAATCTGGAAATAAAATTCTGA
- the rlmD gene encoding 23S rRNA (uracil(1939)-C(5))-methyltransferase RlmD yields MPNPDVIEDLYIEAVAYGGNGIGHYCGKVVFVPFVAPGDHVRCRIVQQKKRYSEATVEEIISSSTMRIKPACPVFGLCGGCQWQHLDYQEQCVWKERIFRDFVVRKLGADPGVVLPIMPSCHQWEYRSRVQFKCLNTPAGLQVGFYRRGSHFVVPVSHCPVIHPALNRARELFRAWIDKTPWAGQVPQIDLAVDDGGRVRAVVHCLSGDLDALSRHLKPLAEEADFALFVQSGRKENLLHVCGPMELIIEVDTPVLRLGYGPGGFAQINLSQNRAMVREVIATLISNPPGRVLDLFCGMGNFSLPVARLAQQVIGVESYRQSIEMARLNARLNNIDNALFFVGESFGAASLYAAEGAIDLVILDPPRSGAYDVARELAQVRPERILYVSCDPPTLSRDLQPLLHNGYRLVWSRPYDLFPHTHHIESITLLEKVPGEVRGVTKY; encoded by the coding sequence ATGCCGAACCCGGATGTGATCGAAGATCTTTATATCGAGGCTGTTGCCTACGGAGGCAATGGCATCGGTCATTATTGCGGCAAGGTTGTTTTCGTGCCTTTTGTTGCTCCGGGCGACCATGTGCGATGCCGGATCGTTCAGCAAAAAAAACGCTACAGCGAAGCCACTGTGGAAGAAATCATCTCTTCCTCCACCATGCGCATCAAACCGGCGTGCCCGGTGTTCGGCCTGTGTGGCGGATGTCAGTGGCAGCATCTCGATTACCAGGAGCAGTGTGTCTGGAAAGAACGGATATTCAGGGACTTTGTGGTACGCAAACTGGGCGCCGATCCAGGGGTCGTGCTGCCGATCATGCCCTCCTGCCATCAGTGGGAATATCGCAGTCGGGTGCAGTTCAAATGTCTGAATACGCCGGCAGGCTTGCAGGTGGGTTTTTATCGACGGGGCAGCCACTTTGTGGTTCCGGTTTCACATTGTCCCGTCATTCACCCCGCCTTGAACCGGGCCCGGGAACTGTTTCGTGCCTGGATAGATAAAACCCCCTGGGCAGGGCAGGTGCCCCAGATCGATCTGGCCGTGGATGATGGCGGCCGTGTGCGGGCCGTGGTGCATTGTCTGTCTGGCGATCTCGATGCGTTGAGCCGTCATCTCAAACCCCTTGCCGAGGAAGCGGATTTTGCGCTGTTTGTTCAATCGGGCCGCAAGGAAAATCTGCTGCATGTGTGCGGACCCATGGAATTGATTATCGAGGTGGATACGCCCGTGTTGCGTCTTGGTTACGGCCCAGGCGGTTTTGCCCAGATCAATCTGTCTCAAAATCGTGCGATGGTCCGTGAGGTAATCGCAACCTTGATATCCAATCCTCCCGGAAGGGTGCTGGATCTATTTTGCGGCATGGGCAATTTCAGTCTGCCCGTGGCCAGGCTTGCGCAGCAGGTGATCGGAGTCGAGTCTTATCGACAGAGCATCGAAATGGCACGGCTCAACGCGCGCCTCAACAATATCGATAACGCCCTCTTTTTTGTCGGTGAATCGTTTGGGGCAGCATCCCTTTACGCCGCGGAGGGCGCCATTGATCTGGTGATACTCGACCCTCCGCGCAGTGGCGCTTACGATGTTGCCAGAGAGTTGGCCCAGGTGCGGCCGGAACGAATTCTTTACGTCTCCTGCGATCCGCCGACCCTGTCGCGGGATTTACAGCCGCTGCTGCACAATGGCTATCGGCTGGTCTGGTCCCGACCGTACGATCTGTTTCCCCACACCCATCATATCGAGAGCATAACCCTGCTGGAGAAAGTTCCGGGGGAGGTCCGGGGAGTAACCAAATATTAA
- a CDS encoding RNA methyltransferase translates to MKSENVAVVLVEPQGPLNIGSVCRAMMNFGFSDLRLVNPVADHLCDDARRMAVKASALLEGARIFSDLQSALSDCRLAMGTTRRFGKYREDFLHPDDAAKEFASVTFSGRVAWVFGREDKGLETAELDLCQRFVTIPTDDACPSMNLAQSVSICLYETARARARAIGKTGGRKTFSSLEVVEGMFQHMRSTLTDIGFLDPQNPDHILRSFRRIFGRAGLNDREVRILRGLWSRLDWLNNQRRDH, encoded by the coding sequence ATGAAATCTGAAAATGTTGCGGTGGTGCTTGTAGAACCCCAGGGGCCGTTGAACATCGGCTCCGTATGTCGCGCCATGATGAATTTCGGTTTTTCCGATTTACGACTGGTGAACCCGGTTGCGGATCACTTGTGTGACGATGCGCGCAGGATGGCGGTCAAGGCCTCCGCGCTTCTCGAAGGCGCCCGGATCTTTTCCGACTTGCAATCGGCTTTGTCGGATTGCCGTCTGGCGATGGGGACGACCCGTCGTTTTGGCAAGTATCGCGAAGACTTTCTGCACCCCGACGATGCCGCCAAAGAGTTTGCCTCTGTCACCTTCAGCGGACGGGTGGCCTGGGTTTTCGGGCGGGAAGACAAGGGGCTCGAGACCGCTGAACTCGACCTTTGTCAGCGTTTTGTGACCATCCCCACCGATGATGCCTGCCCGTCGATGAATCTGGCCCAGTCGGTATCGATCTGTTTATACGAAACAGCACGGGCCCGTGCCCGGGCTATCGGAAAAACAGGCGGAAGAAAGACGTTTTCCTCTCTGGAGGTCGTAGAGGGCATGTTTCAGCACATGCGTTCGACCTTGACCGATATCGGGTTTCTGGATCCCCAGAACCCGGACCATATCCTGCGCAGTTTTCGCAGGATTTTCGGCAGAGCCGGGCTCAACGACCGGGAGGTGCGCATTTTGCGCGGGCTTTGGAGCCGTCTCGATTGGCTGAACAACCAACGCAGGGATCACTAG
- a CDS encoding RsmE family RNA methyltransferase translates to MRLPCVNGGGSQSIVRLDRAIVVEQEVALPPEAVRALSFWRARPGSILTVVDGQNARFRARLLENNRVFPFQSMADRTRPVVPLTLYQALPEKERFELVLQKCVELGVRRIVPYVSARSTTLQQRDSRQRKSHRWPDIVLKAARQCRRADIPQLGPVMTFDQVLAETALWDVAVMLYEGETAASLRNVILQPDIANAALLIGPEGGFTRQEVIQARHLSVLPVSLGPLILRTETAAIAGTAVMQWILGALE, encoded by the coding sequence TTGAGGTTGCCATGCGTTAATGGCGGCGGTTCGCAAAGCATCGTGCGGCTGGACCGTGCGATCGTTGTGGAGCAGGAAGTGGCCCTGCCGCCTGAAGCGGTCAGGGCCTTGTCCTTTTGGCGTGCCCGCCCCGGCAGTATCCTGACCGTTGTCGATGGCCAGAATGCCCGGTTTCGTGCGCGGTTGCTGGAAAATAACCGCGTTTTTCCTTTTCAGTCAATGGCAGACCGTACCCGGCCCGTCGTGCCGTTGACCCTATACCAGGCCCTTCCCGAAAAAGAGCGATTCGAGCTGGTGCTTCAGAAATGTGTGGAGTTGGGGGTGCGGCGCATTGTTCCTTACGTTTCAGCGCGGTCCACAACGTTGCAACAACGGGATTCCCGGCAGCGCAAATCCCATCGCTGGCCGGACATCGTGCTGAAAGCCGCCAGACAGTGCCGTCGCGCCGATATCCCACAGCTGGGACCGGTAATGACCTTTGATCAGGTTCTGGCTGAAACGGCCCTGTGGGATGTGGCGGTAATGCTTTATGAGGGTGAGACGGCGGCAAGTCTGCGGAATGTCATACTGCAGCCGGACATCGCCAACGCGGCTTTGCTGATAGGACCTGAGGGCGGCTTTACCCGGCAAGAGGTCATTCAGGCCCGGCATTTATCCGTGTTGCCTGTGAGCCTGGGACCGCTTATTCTGCGCACCGAGACCGCTGCTATTGCTGGCACGGCCGTCATGCAATGGATACTGGGAGCGCTCGAGTGA
- a CDS encoding DNA polymerase III subunit chi has translation MTRVEFVKILRPEKARHICELVEGFYSLGKRVLVMVCDANQGVTLDRFMWTWKKGSFIPHVYDNGAVDCLDEPVIITVEERNPNGAKILIMCRGCSQQFVRQFDLAIDFAEAYDPQLLQSARRRFAAFREAGFEVAMR, from the coding sequence ATGACACGTGTTGAATTTGTTAAAATTCTGCGTCCGGAAAAAGCCAGACACATTTGCGAGTTGGTCGAGGGATTCTATTCGCTTGGCAAACGGGTGCTGGTAATGGTATGCGACGCCAATCAGGGGGTAACCCTGGATCGTTTCATGTGGACCTGGAAAAAAGGTTCGTTCATCCCCCATGTATATGACAACGGCGCCGTCGATTGTCTTGACGAACCAGTCATTATTACGGTAGAAGAGCGCAATCCGAACGGCGCCAAAATTCTGATCATGTGCAGGGGCTGTTCGCAGCAATTCGTGAGACAGTTCGACCTCGCCATCGATTTTGCCGAAGCGTATGATCCTCAGCTTCTGCAGTCCGCGCGTCGCAGGTTTGCTGCTTTTCGGGAGGCCGGATTTGAGGTTGCCATGCGTTAA
- a CDS encoding 2-oxoacid:acceptor oxidoreductase family protein has translation MNDNVFMAGYGGQGILLIGNLLAYGAILENNNATYFPAYGPEKRGGAATCTVIVSDSEIGSPVIGHPCSALLFNQLAMDKYFDRIAPGGLCIYNASLVEKVPEHRPEVRLLAVPANELAAEVGNARLVNMIILGAYAYLSKVVSLDSLKEGLEYILPERNRRFIPANIEALDRGAEFARKVQQTAGKQGGF, from the coding sequence ATGAACGATAACGTTTTTATGGCCGGATACGGCGGGCAGGGCATCCTGCTGATCGGCAACCTGCTGGCGTACGGGGCTATTCTCGAAAACAACAATGCCACCTACTTCCCCGCCTACGGTCCGGAAAAACGGGGTGGAGCGGCAACCTGCACCGTGATTGTCTCCGATTCCGAAATCGGCTCTCCGGTTATCGGTCACCCTTGTTCGGCGTTGCTTTTCAACCAGCTTGCCATGGACAAATATTTCGACCGTATCGCTCCGGGCGGGCTGTGCATTTACAACGCGTCGCTGGTTGAGAAGGTGCCGGAACATCGTCCGGAGGTGCGCCTGCTGGCGGTTCCCGCCAATGAACTGGCCGCCGAGGTCGGTAACGCACGTCTGGTCAACATGATTATTCTTGGCGCATACGCTTACTTGTCCAAAGTTGTCTCCCTTGACAGCCTGAAAGAGGGCCTTGAATACATTCTTCCCGAACGTAACAGGCGGTTCATTCCGGCCAACATCGAAGCTCTGGATCGGGGGGCAGAATTTGCCCGCAAGGTGCAACAGACCGCTGGTAAGCAGGGCGGTTTCTGA
- a CDS encoding thiamine pyrophosphate-dependent enzyme, whose amino-acid sequence MQTVFQRPSSLKEVPTHYCAGCHHGTVHRLVAEAIDLLDVQQRTIGIGSVGCSVLLYEYFDIDVVEAPHGRAPAVGTGVKRVHPDSVVFTYQGDGDLAAIGTAEIIHAANRGELITVIFLNNTTYGMTGGQMAPTTLPGQVTTTSPYGRSLSVEGHPIRMAELLAMLGGTGFSARVAVDTPRHVMEAGRTILKAFEMQVKKQGFAFVEVLGACPTNWGMTPIAANARVGGEMMDFFPLGVYKDITAGG is encoded by the coding sequence ATTCAGACGGTATTTCAACGTCCTTCGTCATTGAAAGAGGTGCCTACCCACTATTGTGCCGGTTGCCATCATGGCACCGTGCATCGACTGGTGGCCGAGGCTATCGATCTGCTCGACGTACAGCAGCGTACCATCGGTATCGGGTCAGTCGGTTGCAGCGTTCTGCTGTACGAGTATTTTGATATCGATGTGGTCGAGGCACCCCATGGACGCGCGCCTGCCGTTGGCACCGGCGTCAAACGTGTGCATCCCGACAGTGTCGTTTTTACCTACCAGGGTGACGGCGACCTTGCTGCCATCGGCACCGCCGAAATCATTCACGCGGCCAACCGGGGCGAGTTGATCACCGTTATTTTTCTCAATAACACCACCTACGGGATGACCGGAGGCCAGATGGCACCAACGACTTTGCCTGGCCAGGTTACCACAACTTCTCCGTATGGACGCAGCCTGTCCGTGGAGGGCCATCCCATCCGCATGGCGGAATTGCTCGCCATGCTTGGCGGTACGGGGTTCTCCGCCAGGGTGGCCGTGGATACCCCCAGGCACGTCATGGAAGCTGGCCGTACGATCCTCAAGGCCTTTGAAATGCAGGTCAAAAAGCAGGGGTTTGCTTTTGTGGAGGTTCTGGGAGCCTGTCCTACCAACTGGGGGATGACACCCATCGCGGCCAATGCCCGTGTTGGCGGCGAAATGATGGACTTTTTCCCCCTGGGAGTCTACAAGGACATTACAGCCGGCGGATAG
- a CDS encoding 4Fe-4S binding protein gives MKKIIIDEEFCKGCGLCVEVCPKKLLKIGSKLNKQGYPLVEIDECDQDKCLSCALCARVCPDVAITVLKTSDK, from the coding sequence GTGAAAAAAATCATTATTGACGAGGAATTTTGCAAGGGGTGCGGACTCTGTGTCGAAGTCTGCCCGAAAAAATTGCTGAAAATCGGCAGCAAACTCAATAAACAGGGTTATCCTCTGGTGGAAATAGACGAATGTGATCAGGACAAATGTCTATCCTGCGCCTTGTGTGCGCGGGTCTGCCCGGATGTAGCGATCACCGTGCTTAAAACCTCTGACAAATAG
- a CDS encoding tetratricopeptide repeat protein, giving the protein MNWFLVAIWLLSLFGDALPWTWRWAAVAVFVCVFLGMRLWRNTEKFFRPPGFAALAGWLALLLFQCLPLPPAVLGFLSPGSHSLYSETIWVLRPGTWMPLAVAAQPAFSGIMQFWVLASVFWLTAQAGADHIALGKLLKRFATGAGVVAVLVICALPFRVQGWDALLPPGIVVALAAVMPLVLTCHLYVKPQQNYGKWTTRVIQTLRHPGGHLPAYLLAFVILMGGVVLFCGAVQTRIALVGGLLIMTVMLLARRGSRSRSGAAVVITLVMLLVVGIGTWQIGRDRGVQEVAPVSAGLDQKVLARDFLLAGAGPGNLPSLVARYTRLREDPGAPLEGGKGLVLLSAGGLAGTVMSLWFWVMVLVTGIIGWAGRRNHMALFLLPGILAGLIVCFASGIDTSQPFASWPGMAAYFLAALLIGIGCFSSTGEPGSAIGNLHSVERRVMMAFCIMIGLAGSVYVLGKVVVSFGPPIADDGNAIEGAAPQYLAAGVDKYLLFDPLADANWYAAGNYMASQRMDDQALRYYKKALRLNPLAGDSIYRLGVFLSGRGHGDEGAALMQAGLKNAPLTLSLRRDHLLYMLTRGKGRRVWRPCRSCCFWRRIKRVSGCDILKAGRSPSIDGWTICPESGGLPPIRGLSH; this is encoded by the coding sequence ATGAACTGGTTTTTGGTCGCGATCTGGTTGTTGAGCCTGTTTGGCGATGCTTTGCCCTGGACATGGCGATGGGCCGCCGTGGCGGTTTTTGTTTGCGTGTTTCTTGGCATGCGTTTGTGGCGTAACACGGAAAAGTTCTTTCGCCCGCCGGGGTTTGCCGCCCTTGCCGGCTGGCTGGCGTTGCTGCTGTTTCAGTGCCTGCCCCTGCCACCGGCAGTTCTTGGTTTTTTATCGCCGGGAAGTCACAGCCTCTACAGCGAAACCATCTGGGTGTTGCGGCCCGGCACATGGATGCCGCTGGCCGTTGCCGCTCAACCGGCTTTTTCCGGGATCATGCAATTCTGGGTATTGGCTTCGGTGTTCTGGCTGACGGCGCAGGCCGGGGCTGACCACATTGCGCTGGGCAAGCTTCTCAAACGCTTCGCAACAGGTGCTGGCGTGGTCGCCGTCCTTGTGATCTGTGCTCTGCCATTCAGGGTGCAAGGATGGGATGCGCTTCTGCCTCCGGGAATCGTGGTGGCTCTGGCAGCTGTCATGCCTCTGGTGTTGACCTGCCACCTGTATGTCAAACCTCAGCAGAACTATGGGAAATGGACCACACGCGTCATTCAGACCTTGCGGCATCCTGGCGGTCATCTTCCCGCTTACCTTTTGGCCTTTGTGATTCTGATGGGCGGGGTGGTCCTGTTCTGTGGCGCCGTGCAGACCCGGATTGCGCTGGTCGGCGGGTTGCTGATCATGACAGTCATGCTCCTTGCCCGCCGGGGAAGCAGAAGCCGCAGCGGCGCGGCGGTCGTCATCACCCTCGTCATGCTGCTTGTCGTCGGCATAGGGACCTGGCAGATCGGCAGGGACCGCGGGGTTCAGGAGGTTGCCCCGGTTTCCGCCGGACTGGACCAAAAGGTTCTGGCCCGCGATTTTCTGCTTGCCGGGGCCGGCCCGGGCAATCTGCCGTCTCTGGTTGCCCGTTACACCCGCCTGCGGGAAGATCCCGGTGCCCCTCTGGAAGGCGGCAAAGGGCTTGTGCTGCTCAGCGCAGGGGGATTGGCCGGTACCGTCATGTCGCTGTGGTTCTGGGTCATGGTACTGGTAACCGGAATTATCGGCTGGGCGGGCCGGCGCAATCACATGGCGCTATTTCTGTTGCCAGGGATATTGGCAGGTCTCATCGTCTGCTTCGCCTCCGGAATCGACACTTCCCAGCCCTTTGCCTCCTGGCCGGGCATGGCCGCCTATTTTCTGGCTGCCTTGTTGATAGGTATCGGATGTTTCAGCTCCACCGGTGAGCCGGGTTCCGCTATCGGCAATCTGCATTCCGTCGAACGCAGGGTCATGATGGCGTTCTGCATAATGATCGGTCTGGCCGGGTCGGTTTATGTGCTGGGGAAAGTGGTTGTTTCTTTTGGTCCGCCGATCGCGGATGATGGTAATGCCATCGAAGGGGCGGCGCCACAGTATCTTGCCGCCGGGGTTGATAAATATCTGCTTTTCGATCCCCTGGCGGATGCCAACTGGTACGCTGCCGGCAATTACATGGCTTCTCAAAGGATGGACGATCAGGCGCTGCGATATTACAAAAAGGCCCTGCGCCTCAACCCTCTTGCCGGAGATTCCATTTATCGTCTGGGAGTTTTCCTGTCCGGGCGTGGTCATGGTGACGAAGGAGCAGCACTCATGCAGGCCGGGTTGAAGAACGCTCCCCTGACCCTGTCACTGCGACGTGACCACCTGCTCTACATGCTGACCCGGGGGAAAGGAAGGCGGGTCTGGAGGCCTTGTCGGAGTTGCTGCTTCTGGCGCCGGATCAAACGGGTTTCTGGTTGCGATATTTTGAAAGCCGGAAGATCGCCGTCCATAGATGGCTGGACTATCTGCCCCGAGAGCGGAGGCTTACCGCCAATACGGGGACTATCTCATTGA